From one Trifolium pratense cultivar HEN17-A07 linkage group LG1, ARS_RC_1.1, whole genome shotgun sequence genomic stretch:
- the LOC123920594 gene encoding glutaredoxin-C11-like, whose translation MDRVKDLASKKAAVIFTKSSCYMCHSITQLFYELGASPAVHELDNEPYGREMERALRSLGCNPSVPAVFIGGKFVGSSKDVISLHVDGSLKQMLMAARAIWF comes from the coding sequence ATGGATAGAGTGAAGGATTTGGCATCAAAGAAAGCTGCAGTTATATTCACAAAGAGTTCATGCTACATGTGTCATAGCATAACACAATTGTTCTATGAGCTAGGAGCAAGTCCTGCAGTGCATGAGCTTGACAATGAACCATATGGAAGAGAAATGGAAAGGGCTTTAAGGAGTCTTGGATGTAACCCTTCAGTTCCAGCAGTTTTCATTGGTGGAAAATTTGTAGGGTCATCAAAAGATGTGATTTCTCTTCATGTTGATGGTTCTCTCAAACAAATGCTCATGGCTGCTAGAGCCATTTGGTTCTAG